One genomic segment of Microtus ochrogaster isolate Prairie Vole_2 linkage group LG8, MicOch1.0, whole genome shotgun sequence includes these proteins:
- the LOC101990458 gene encoding beta-defensin 122-like, with protein MRTAVLAMALLLLSQVIPGSPERCWKFQGACREECTKNEKFYILCWSGKLCCVKPQKVPQLSQDLN; from the exons ATGAGGACTGCAGTGTTAGCTATGGCTCTGTTGCTGCTATCCCAGGTCATTCCAG GCAGCCCTGAAAGGTGCTGGAAATTTCAGGGTGCCTGCCGCGAAGAATGCACCAAGAACgaaaagttctacatcttgtgcTGGAGTGGCAAACTGTGCTGCGTGAAGCCCCAGAAGGTGCCGCAGCTGTCCCAGGATTTGAACTAG
- the Defb123 gene encoding beta-defensin 123, which yields MKLLLLTLATLLLLSQLIPGDAQRCWNLRGKCRHRCSRKESVYVYCTNGRMCCVKPKYQPKPKPWMF from the exons ATGAAGCTCCTGCTGCTGACCTTGGCAACCCTGCTGCTCCTGTCCCAGCTCATTCCAG GTGATGCTCAGAGATGCTGGAACCTCCGTGGCAAGTGTCGCCATCGGTGCTCCAGGAAGGAGAGCGTCTACGTCTACTGCACAAACGGGAGGATGTGCTGTGTGAAGCCCAAGTACCAGCCGAAGCCAAAGCCGTGGATGTTTTAA